A single region of the Lotus japonicus ecotype B-129 chromosome 4, LjGifu_v1.2 genome encodes:
- the LOC130711158 gene encoding YTH domain-containing protein ECT4 yields the protein MFNEGAPEFVVDQNLYYPAATNYEYYCTGYETPGEWEDHHRIFGLDGPDIQYTGAQNENFPYVYYTPSYGFAQSPYNPYNPYIPGAMIEVDGSFGGVQQYYSVPNFQNPVSASPYIPLVQPDNYLDSSIDSLFDNSASVSRPDGRGLQNKFNSASGSFTRNSSKQLSNQTSSLARVSEGPKANAGVKNDFTNQSVSGSGFLHQAQSADASIQRLNTVSNGNVLSHHNQLKVAPPLSNRFSNYSSNTNGQSAFAKLRPKVNAGKVLSDVNGSSDVLGEQNRGPRTSRPKHQLPVKAYTTKSGGDNAQENIIVYPDQYNREDFPIDNENAKFFVIKSYSEDDVHKSIKYNVWSSTTHGNKKLQSAYEDARRIAAGKSGGCPIFLFFSVNASGQFCGVAEMVGPVDFNKDMDFWQQDKWNGSFPLKWHIVKDVPNGNFRHIILENNENKPVTNSRDTQEITYRKGLEMLRVFKSHTLKTSLLDDFIYYENRQKIMEQEKAKVLFKSFESPLFVPALEPPQKMNFVTNIPPVSAVKNPKMDDESDSFKQTTSADRIVSSSNVTSTCASVDEKAASADEKAEKGLVDREDISSVLKIGSVTITPKQTETKPYSNGVANKEPNDVVTVGSMQVRVNGFSESSGFLKVGSIPLDPRALKPDKGTRVKNGSNP from the exons ATGTTTAACGAAGGAGCCCCTGAGTTTGTTGTTGATCAGAACTTGTATTACCCTGCTGCCACCAATTATGAGTACTACTGTACAG GATATGAGACACCCGGGGAATGGGAGGACCACCATAGGATTTTTGGTTTAGATGGTCCGGATATTCAGTACACG GGTGCACAAAATGAAAACTTCCCATATGTATATTATACACCTAGCTATGGATTTGCACAGTCTCCATATAATCCATACAATCCCTATATTCCTGGTGCTATGATCGAAGTTGATGGTTCATTTGGAGGAGTGCAGCAGTATTACTCTGTCCCCAATTTTCAAAACCCTGTTTCTGCGTCTCCTTATATTCCTCTTGTTCAACCGGACAATTACCTTGATAGTTCTATTGACTCATTATTTGATAACAGTGCTTCTGTCAGTAGACCTGATGGAAGAGGTTTGCAAAATAAGTTCAATTCAGCTTCTGGTTCTTTTACTCGGAACTCTTCTAAACAATTATCAAATCAGACAAGTTCCTTGGCCAGGGTATCAGAAGGGCCAAAAGCTAATGCTGGGGTAAAGAATGATTTCACAAATCAAAGTGTTTCTGGCAGTGGTTTTCTCCATCAG GCTCAAAGCGCTGATGCCTCAATCCAGCGTTTAAATACTGTTTCAAATGGGAATGTTTTATCCCATCACAATCAACTGAAAGTAGCCCCACCGTTGAGTAATAGATTTTCTAACTACAGTTCTAATACTAATGGACAGTCTGCATTTGCTAAACTACGACCAAAGGTTAATGCTGGCAAAGTGCTGAGTGATGTAAATGGAAGCTCTGATGTTTTGGGTGAGCAAAATCGGGGCCCTCGAACTAGTAGGCCTAAACATCAGTTGCCTGTGAAAGCCTATACAACCAAGTCTGGAGGTGATAACGCACAAGAGAATATCATCGTTTATCCGGATCAATATAATAGGGAAGATTTCCCTATTGACAATGAAAATGCAAAGTTTTTTGTTATAAAATCATACAGTGAAGATGATGTGCATAAAAGCATTAAATATAATGTTTGGTCATCGACAACACATGGAAACAAGAAGCTGCAGAGTGCATATGAAGATGCTAGGAGAATAGCTGCAGGAAAATCTGGAGGCTGCcctatctttcttttcttttct GTTAATGCCAGTGGTCAATTTTGTGGGGTCGCTGAGATGGTTGGTCCTGTTGACTTCAATAAGGATATGGACTTTTGGCAGCAGGATAAATGGAATGGGAGCTTCCCTTTGAAGTGGCACATCGTAAAAGATGTGCCTAATGGAAATTTTAGGCACATTATACTAGAGAACAACGAGAACAAGCCTGTGACTAATAGCAGAGACACACAAGAG ATAACGTATAGAAAAGGTCTGGAAATGCTGAGAGTATTCAAAAGTCATACTTTGAAGACATCTTTGCTTGATGACTTCATTTATTATGAAAACCGTCAGAAAATCATGGAGCAAGAGAAAGCTAAGGTGCTATTCAAGAGCTTTGAGAGTCCATTATTTGTTCCAGCCTTGGAACCACctcaaaaaatgaattttgtCACCAACATCCCTCCAGTCAGTGCTGTGAAAAATCCAAAGATGGATGATGAGTCTGATAGCTTTAAACAAACTACAAGTGCCGATCGTATTGTTAGTAGTTCTAATGTCACCAGCACTTGTGCATCTGTGGATGAGAAGGCTGCATCTGCGGATGAGAAGGCTGAGAAAGGTTTAGTGGACAGGGAAGATATTTCTTCTGTCTTAAAGATTGGTTCAGTCACCATTACCCCAAAACAGACCGAGACTAAACCATACAGCAATGGTGTTGCTAATAAGGAACCAAATGACGTTGTCACAGTAGGCTCAATGCAAGTCAGAGTTAATGGATTCAGTGAGTCTTCTGGTTTTTTGAAGGTTGGGAGCATCCCACTTGATCCTAGAGCTTTAAAGCCAGACAAAGGTACTCGAGTTAAAAATGGGTCTAATCCTTAG